One Azospirillum brasilense DNA window includes the following coding sequences:
- a CDS encoding Hcp family type VI secretion system effector, with product MSMIILDIPNVQGESAVEIAGGVVFKDMILCESLSQDMTVEMEVSTNARRTVHTPKVENITLERKWDRASPKLISLLLRSANSDTAKKQWTIHCLKPIGDSHQWGEFLTIELTNPLIAKHSLSVNEGDTTETIEINATEIYWTYKRYTEEQKHEGGGGVKFNLLKGTVSDS from the coding sequence ATGTCTATGATCATTCTCGATATCCCCAACGTCCAGGGGGAGTCCGCGGTGGAGATCGCCGGGGGCGTGGTGTTCAAGGACATGATCCTGTGCGAATCCCTGTCGCAGGACATGACCGTCGAAATGGAAGTGTCGACCAACGCCCGCCGCACGGTCCACACCCCGAAGGTCGAGAACATCACGCTTGAGCGCAAGTGGGACCGGGCCTCGCCCAAGCTGATCTCGCTGCTGCTGCGCTCGGCCAACTCCGACACGGCGAAGAAGCAGTGGACCATCCACTGCCTGAAGCCGATCGGCGACAGCCACCAGTGGGGCGAGTTCCTGACGATCGAGCTGACCAACCCGCTGATCGCCAAGCACAGCCTGAGCGTCAACGAGGGCGACACGACCGAGACCATCGAGATCAACGCCACCGAGATCTACTGGACCTACAAGCGCTACACCGAGGAGCAGAAGCACGAAGGCGGTGGCGGCGTGAAGTTCAACCTGCTGAAGGGCACCGTCTCCGACAGCTGA
- the tssE gene encoding type VI secretion system baseplate subunit TssE: MTQPKTMTGGRSLLFERLIDFEPDHPTGDEPSATVLSMPDLKASIRREVARILDSRSTGTRRSDLGGTALDYGISDITHLDAASDADRRQVERMVRQAIIDFEPRLKRPRVTVSAGTGRGTMVTSISGEVVAGTVTERLEFDVGLRGPAPTEPSQSG; encoded by the coding sequence ATGACCCAGCCCAAGACGATGACCGGCGGACGGTCGCTGCTGTTCGAACGGCTGATCGACTTCGAACCGGACCACCCGACGGGCGACGAGCCGTCCGCCACGGTGCTGTCCATGCCCGACCTCAAGGCGTCGATCCGGCGCGAGGTCGCGCGCATCCTCGACAGCCGCAGCACCGGCACCCGCCGCTCCGACCTCGGCGGAACGGCACTGGACTATGGGATTTCCGACATCACGCATCTGGACGCCGCCTCCGACGCCGACCGCCGTCAGGTGGAACGGATGGTGCGACAGGCGATCATCGATTTCGAGCCGCGGCTGAAGCGCCCGCGGGTGACCGTCAGCGCCGGAACCGGGCGCGGCACCATGGTCACCAGCATCTCCGGCGAGGTCGTGGCGGGCACCGTCACCGAACGGCTGGAGTTCGACGTGGGTCTGCGCGGCCCGGCCCCCACCGAGCCAAGCCAGTCCGGCTGA
- the tssG gene encoding type VI secretion system baseplate subunit TssG codes for MTDRPFPTSGSAPALIDRLEAEPWGFDLLQAIALLERAAPGLAPLGTGIDPEQEAVRIEHDPSFVFPASDVVEARRTEDGRGVVRSPVLGVAGINGPLPYVATELLVERAARRDTAGSAFYDIFNHRLMSIFYRTRQGSLPLLERDPERTLLARVLRALAGIGTPGLEQRLPGTPDRMLLAFSGILANRRRSSAGLEAILGAVFRVKVRVESFVGRWLPLDDESRTRIGGGFGARNNSLGRTVVLGRRVWDQQSCYAIELTLDSLERFREFLPDGRHHQTLCALARFHTGDGMDFRIVLVLEATKVPPTRLSTKPPEGSRLGWTSWLRAPDRPNLKDGRLTLDPAPPATSSQGAVP; via the coding sequence GTGACGGACCGTCCTTTCCCAACCTCCGGCAGCGCCCCTGCCCTGATCGATCGGCTGGAGGCCGAGCCCTGGGGCTTCGACCTGTTGCAGGCCATCGCCCTGCTGGAGCGCGCCGCCCCCGGCCTGGCCCCGCTCGGCACCGGCATCGACCCGGAGCAGGAGGCCGTCCGCATTGAACACGACCCGAGCTTCGTTTTCCCCGCCAGCGACGTGGTCGAGGCGCGGCGGACGGAGGACGGGCGCGGCGTGGTGCGTTCCCCCGTTCTCGGCGTGGCCGGCATCAACGGCCCCCTACCCTACGTCGCCACGGAGCTGCTGGTCGAGCGGGCGGCGCGGCGCGACACGGCGGGCTCGGCCTTCTACGACATCTTCAACCACCGCCTGATGTCGATCTTCTACCGCACCCGCCAGGGCAGCCTGCCCTTGCTGGAGCGCGACCCGGAACGCACCCTGTTGGCCCGCGTGCTGCGCGCTCTGGCCGGCATCGGCACGCCCGGCCTGGAGCAGCGCCTGCCCGGCACGCCCGACCGGATGCTGCTGGCCTTCTCCGGCATCCTCGCCAACCGCCGGCGCTCGTCGGCTGGATTGGAGGCGATCCTCGGCGCCGTCTTCCGGGTCAAGGTGCGGGTGGAGAGCTTCGTCGGGCGCTGGCTGCCGCTGGACGACGAGAGCCGGACCCGCATCGGGGGCGGCTTCGGCGCGCGCAACAACAGCCTCGGCCGCACGGTCGTGCTTGGCCGCCGCGTCTGGGACCAGCAGAGCTGCTACGCCATCGAACTGACGCTCGACAGCCTGGAGCGCTTCCGCGAGTTCCTGCCCGACGGGCGGCACCACCAGACGCTCTGCGCGCTCGCCCGCTTCCACACCGGGGACGGCATGGACTTCCGCATCGTGCTGGTGCTGGAGGCCACCAAGGTGCCGCCGACGCGCCTGTCCACCAAGCCGCCGGAGGGCAGCCGCCTCGGCTGGACCTCCTGGCTGCGGGCGCCGGATCGCCCCAACCTGAAGGACGGGCGCCTCACGCTCGACCCCGCCCCGCCCGCAACGTCATCCCAGGGAGCCGTCCCGTGA
- the tssB gene encoding type VI secretion system contractile sheath small subunit: protein MSESSQKKLERVRPPRVKLTYEVHTGGAQEMKELPFLVGILADLSGKPEKPLPKLKERKFVEIDRDNFNDVMASVGPRLAFQVDNKLQEDGGKLNILLNMRHMDDFQPVEVLKQVPTLSRLFEARQKLSDLLAKLDGNDELNGLLNDVITSTEQQDELKKLLGPVAGAPAGEPAGEPA, encoded by the coding sequence ATGAGCGAGAGCAGTCAGAAGAAGTTGGAGCGCGTCCGCCCGCCGCGGGTGAAGCTCACCTACGAGGTCCACACCGGTGGCGCCCAGGAGATGAAGGAGCTGCCCTTCCTGGTCGGCATCCTGGCCGATCTCAGCGGCAAGCCGGAGAAGCCCCTTCCCAAGCTGAAGGAGCGCAAGTTCGTCGAGATCGACCGCGACAACTTCAACGACGTGATGGCCTCCGTCGGACCGCGCCTCGCCTTCCAAGTGGACAACAAACTGCAGGAGGACGGCGGCAAGCTGAACATCCTGCTGAACATGCGCCACATGGACGATTTCCAGCCGGTCGAGGTGCTGAAGCAGGTGCCGACGCTGAGCCGCCTGTTCGAAGCCCGGCAGAAGCTGTCGGACCTGCTGGCCAAGCTGGACGGCAACGACGAATTGAACGGCCTGCTGAACGACGTCATCACCAGCACCGAGCAGCAGGACGAGCTGAAGAAGCTCCTCGGCCCGGTGGCCGGTGCCCCGGCCGGCGAGCCCGCGGGCGAGCCCGCCTGA
- the tssF gene encoding type VI secretion system baseplate subunit TssF translates to MRREDLLDHYERELLYVRRAGEAFARSYPKIARRLALGPDQAADPNVERLIESFAFLSGRLQLNLEREFPRFSEALLGILHPQMIAPIPAMGIARMEPVPGEGRLTGGFRVPRGTPLHAVAEDNIRCRFRTAYDVTLWPVAVTDAAVEPADRYDFLDGAATASVLRLRLETRNQSFENLPIDKLRLFIDGETILTSALHELFLCGVVEIAYVQPGKPPVRLRGENLIAPVGFGPDETVLPHPKHAQPAYGLLQEYFEFPQKFDFYDLPLPQGRLSGEVVDILIAVSRPLPNRLTLRKDSFVLGCTPIVNLFNRTAEPIRLNHRRTAYRVVPDALRERTTEVHSILEVSGLRDGDGMHHRYVPLFSHQHAEAETEPRGFWLAAREPTQRDDVPGTDLHLSLHHLDLTPTDPADETLLVRTLCTNRALAEQVPAGAALMIEEAAPIATIRCLHKPTPGRPAPAGGSSAWKLISHLSVNHLSLTGDAEGLRALQSILLLHAPDDPSAQHQIRGVQGLSSRPVLHRMGQDAWRGFVRGLEVTVALDERNFVGASPLVFGGVLSRFLGLYINVNAFAQLRLRSVQREGVWKAWARLAGSQPVL, encoded by the coding sequence ATGCGGCGCGAGGATCTCCTCGACCATTACGAACGCGAGCTTCTCTACGTCCGCCGGGCGGGCGAAGCCTTCGCGCGCAGCTATCCCAAGATCGCGCGCCGGCTGGCGCTGGGACCGGATCAGGCCGCCGACCCGAACGTCGAACGGCTGATCGAATCCTTCGCCTTCCTGTCCGGGCGCCTGCAACTGAATCTGGAGCGCGAGTTCCCGCGCTTCTCCGAGGCGCTGCTCGGCATCCTGCACCCGCAGATGATCGCGCCGATCCCCGCCATGGGCATCGCCCGGATGGAGCCGGTGCCCGGCGAGGGGCGGCTGACCGGCGGATTCCGCGTGCCGCGCGGCACCCCGCTGCACGCCGTGGCCGAGGACAACATCCGCTGCCGCTTCCGCACCGCCTACGACGTGACGCTGTGGCCGGTCGCCGTGACCGACGCCGCGGTGGAGCCGGCCGACCGCTACGACTTCCTCGACGGCGCCGCCACCGCGTCGGTGCTGCGGCTGCGGCTGGAGACACGCAACCAGTCCTTCGAGAATTTGCCGATCGACAAGCTGCGCCTGTTCATCGACGGCGAGACGATCCTCACCTCCGCCCTGCACGAGCTGTTCCTGTGCGGCGTGGTCGAAATCGCCTACGTCCAACCCGGCAAGCCGCCGGTGCGGCTGCGCGGCGAGAACCTGATCGCCCCCGTGGGCTTCGGACCGGACGAGACGGTGCTGCCGCACCCCAAGCACGCCCAGCCCGCCTACGGTCTGCTGCAGGAATACTTCGAGTTTCCGCAGAAGTTCGACTTCTACGACCTGCCGCTTCCGCAAGGGCGGCTGTCGGGGGAGGTCGTGGACATCCTGATCGCGGTGTCGCGCCCGCTGCCAAACCGGCTGACCCTGCGCAAGGACAGCTTCGTTCTCGGCTGCACGCCCATCGTCAACCTGTTCAACCGCACGGCGGAGCCGATCCGGCTGAACCACCGGCGCACCGCCTACCGCGTCGTTCCCGACGCCCTGCGCGAGCGGACGACCGAGGTCCATTCGATTCTGGAGGTCAGCGGCCTACGCGACGGCGACGGCATGCACCACCGCTACGTCCCCCTGTTCTCGCACCAGCACGCGGAGGCCGAAACGGAACCGCGCGGGTTCTGGCTGGCCGCGCGCGAGCCGACCCAGCGCGACGACGTGCCGGGCACCGACCTGCATCTCAGCCTGCACCACCTCGACCTGACGCCCACCGACCCGGCCGACGAGACGCTCCTCGTCCGCACGTTGTGCACCAACCGGGCGCTGGCGGAGCAGGTGCCGGCGGGGGCCGCGCTGATGATCGAGGAAGCCGCCCCCATCGCCACCATCCGCTGCCTGCACAAGCCGACGCCCGGCCGCCCCGCCCCGGCGGGCGGTTCTTCGGCCTGGAAGCTGATCTCGCACCTGTCGGTCAATCATCTCAGCCTGACCGGCGACGCCGAGGGTCTGCGCGCCCTGCAGTCCATCCTGCTGCTGCACGCGCCCGATGATCCGTCCGCCCAGCACCAGATCCGCGGCGTGCAGGGCCTGTCCTCCCGCCCGGTGCTGCACCGCATGGGGCAGGACGCTTGGCGCGGCTTCGTGCGGGGGCTGGAGGTGACGGTGGCCCTGGACGAGCGGAACTTCGTCGGCGCCAGCCCGCTGGTTTTCGGCGGAGTGCTCAGCCGCTTCCTCGGGCTCTACATCAACGTCAACGCCTTCGCCCAGCTTCGGCTGCGCTCGGTGCAACGGGAAGGGGTGTGGAAGGCATGGGCGCGCCTTGCCGGCAGCCAGCCGGTCCTGTGA
- the tssC gene encoding type VI secretion system contractile sheath large subunit → MSTETSVESAANLSLLDRMMVEGKMAREEGQRPYARDLLTEFVDQVLAETGDASAIDVVEAINQRIAQIDELISDQLNEVMHHPDFQKLEGTWRGLNYLVMNTETSTTLKLRVLNVSRKDLQKDLDSAVEFDQSAMFKMVYEAEYGTLGGTPYSMLVGDYEFGRHPQDISLLEKMSNLAAAAHAPFISAVSPAMFDMENFGELGAPRDLSKIFETAEMVKWRSFRASEDSRYVSLTMPHVLMRLPYGPNTVPVEGMNFVEDTDGRDHSKYLWGNASWALAARITDSFAKHGWTAAIRGVEGGGKVEGLPSHTFKTDEGDVALKCPTEIAITDRREKELNDLGFISLVHCKNTDYAAFFSGQTTNKPKVYNTDEANANARISAMLPYMLVSSRFAHYLKVMLRDKIGAFLTRNNITDHLNTWIANYVLLDDEASQGTKARFPLREARIDVYDVPGRPGVYRANIFLRPHFQLEELSASIRMVAELPAPEA, encoded by the coding sequence GTGAGCACGGAAACGTCCGTTGAGAGCGCCGCCAATCTGTCCCTGCTCGACCGCATGATGGTCGAAGGCAAGATGGCGCGCGAGGAGGGCCAGCGGCCCTACGCCCGCGACCTTCTGACCGAATTCGTCGACCAAGTCCTCGCCGAGACCGGCGACGCCTCCGCCATCGACGTGGTCGAGGCGATCAACCAGCGCATCGCGCAGATCGACGAGCTGATCAGCGACCAGCTGAACGAGGTCATGCACCACCCCGACTTCCAGAAGCTGGAAGGCACGTGGCGCGGCCTCAACTACCTCGTCATGAACACCGAGACCTCGACGACGCTGAAGCTGCGCGTCCTCAACGTCTCGCGCAAGGACCTCCAGAAGGACCTGGACAGCGCGGTCGAGTTCGACCAGAGCGCCATGTTCAAGATGGTCTACGAGGCCGAGTACGGCACGCTGGGCGGCACGCCCTACAGCATGCTGGTCGGTGACTACGAGTTCGGCCGCCATCCGCAGGACATCTCCCTGCTGGAGAAGATGTCGAACCTCGCCGCCGCCGCCCACGCGCCGTTCATCAGCGCCGTGTCGCCGGCGATGTTCGACATGGAGAACTTCGGCGAGCTGGGCGCCCCGCGCGACCTGTCGAAGATCTTCGAGACGGCCGAGATGGTGAAGTGGCGCTCCTTCCGCGCGTCGGAGGACTCCCGCTACGTCTCGCTGACCATGCCGCACGTCCTGATGCGCCTGCCCTACGGCCCGAACACCGTTCCGGTCGAAGGCATGAACTTCGTCGAGGACACCGACGGCCGCGATCATTCCAAGTACCTGTGGGGCAATGCCTCCTGGGCGCTGGCCGCGCGCATCACCGACAGCTTCGCCAAGCACGGCTGGACCGCGGCCATCCGCGGCGTGGAAGGCGGCGGCAAGGTCGAGGGTCTGCCCAGCCACACCTTCAAGACCGACGAGGGCGACGTCGCCCTGAAGTGCCCGACGGAGATCGCCATCACCGATCGCCGCGAGAAGGAGCTGAACGACCTCGGCTTCATCTCGCTGGTCCACTGCAAGAACACGGATTACGCGGCGTTCTTCAGCGGCCAGACCACCAACAAGCCGAAGGTCTACAACACTGACGAGGCCAACGCGAACGCCCGCATCTCCGCGATGCTGCCGTACATGCTGGTGTCGTCGCGCTTCGCCCATTACCTGAAGGTGATGCTGCGCGACAAGATCGGCGCCTTCCTGACGCGCAACAACATCACGGACCACCTGAACACCTGGATCGCCAACTACGTCCTGCTGGACGACGAGGCGTCGCAGGGCACGAAGGCCCGTTTCCCGCTGCGCGAGGCCCGCATCGACGTCTACGACGTGCCGGGCCGTCCGGGCGTCTACCGCGCCAACATCTTCCTGCGTCCGCATTTCCAGCTCGAAGAGCTGTCGGCCTCCATCCGCATGGTCGCCGAACTGCCGGCGCCGGAAGCCTGA